Proteins from one Aspergillus nidulans FGSC A4 chromosome VIII genomic window:
- a CDS encoding actin-related protein 3 (transcript_id=CADANIAT00002606) gives MANQTPAVVMDNGTGYSKLGFAGNDSPSFVFPTAIATKAGAGSTGGGSRPAVANKPSFLSSGGGGHLSAKRGTEDLDFFIGDEALAAASGPGYGINYPIRHGQIENWDHMERFWSNSIFKYLRVEPEDHYFLLTEPPMNPPENRESTAEIMFESFNCAGLYIAVQAVLALAASWTSSKVTDRSLTGTVIDSGDGVTHVIPVAEGYVIGSSIKSIPIAGRDITYFVQSLLRDRGEPDSSLKTAERVKEEYCYVSPDIVKEFARYDREPDRFLKHTVTSPNGRSVTIDVGYERFLAPEIFFNPEIYSSDFLTPLPVVVDGVIQSSPIDVRRGLYKNIVLSGGSTLYKDFGRRLQRDIRHLVDARIRASEARSGGARSGGLDVAVVTHKRQRHGPWFGGSLLGQTPEFRSYCHTKAEYDEIGPSIVRRFALLGGPGT, from the exons ATGGCGAACCAAACCCCGGCCGTTGTCATGGACAA CGGGACTGGTTATTCCAAGCTAG GTTTCGCCGGTAACGACTCGCCCTCTTTCGTCTTCCCAACTGCAATTGCTACAAaggctggtgctggaagTACCGGAGGCGGTTCGCGGCCCGCTGTTGCCAACAAACCTTCATTCTTGTCCTCTGGCGGAGGTGGACATCTGTCTGCAAAGCGCGGTACAGAGGACCTAGACTTCTTTATCGGTGACGAAGCTCTTGCGGCTGCCAGTGGTCCTGGGTACGGCATCAACTACCCCATCCGTCATGGACAGATTGAGAATTGGGATCATATGGAGCGATTCTGGTCGAACTCGATCTTCAAGTACCTGCGCGTCGAGCCGGAGGACCACTACTTTTTACTTACTGAGCCT CCGATGAACCCGCCGGAGAACCGTGAGAGCACCGCCGAAATCATGTTTGAGTCGTTCAACTGCGCCGGTCTATACATTGCTGTCCAAGCCGTGCTCGCGTTGGCTGCTTCTTGGACGTCCTCTAAAGTCACCGATCGATCGCTTACTGGAACAGTCATTGACTCTGGTGATGGTGTCACTCACGTTATTCCTGTCGCAGAAGGCTACGTCATCGGATCTTCCATCAAGAGCATTCCGATTGCCGGTCGAGACATTACCTACTTTGTACAAAGCTTGCTTCGTGACCGAGGCGAGCCTGATAGCAGCCTAAAGACGGCGGAGAGGGTGAAAGAGGAATACTGTTATGTGTCCCCTGACATTGTTAAGGAGTTTGCGCGATATGACCGGGAACCAGATCGATTCCTAAAGCACACTGTGACTTCGCCCAACGGCCGTAGCGTGACCATTGACGTTGGATACGAGCGGTTCCTTGCACCCGAGATTTTTTTTAATCCCGAAATCTACTCCTCCGACTTTTTGACTCCGCTCCCCGTTGTTGTCGATGGAGTTATCCAGTCTTCTCCAATCGACGTCCGAAGGGGTCTCTACAAGAACATTGTGCTTTCTGGTGGTTCCACTCTTTACAAGGATTTCGGCCGACGTCTGCAACGCGATATTCGACACTTGGTCGATGCGCGTATTCGCGCTTCGGAAGCCCGCAGCGGAGGAGCACGGAGTGGCGGTCTGGACGTTGCTGTTGTGACGCATAAGAGACAGAGGCACGGTCCATGGTTTGGCGGCAGTCTGCTGGGTCAGACTCCAGAATTCCGCAGCTACTGCCATACCAAGGCCGAGTACGATGAAATCGGTCCCAGCATTGTCCGGAGATTCGCCCTTCTTGGTGGCCCTGGCACCTAA
- a CDS encoding tRNA (uracil(54)-C(5))-methyltransferase (transcript_id=CADANIAT00002605): protein MFRFLRLPVRCKFQYCSSRPSPVQLLASAKSSPISLQQRNAHIPPIMEAPKQNHRNAPKRQKRNPAKQRKEKSNEFDEVLQADVDRLLKSKRDGSPAAATPPQPTLPEPFTEIEVTVAEISSTGDGLALSENGDHVYVVPFTVPGDKALVKVVRHVNALSYSVTDFIKVIEPGPQRRDDAIGCKYFGKCSGCQLQMLSYADQLAHKKRIVEKAYANFSGLIPELIPAIGDTFPSPLQYGYRTKLTPHFPPPKRNDAGEPQVPPIGFTYKNQRRHLDIEDCPLGTDIIRAGLKSERKKVAENLQQYKKGATILLRETTSRTPKSSTDTDPTSATKPTVITYENKNKPHQESGDVITLDRPNYSEEKRCVTDQNATSVEYIDDYLFTNKAGAFFQNNNSILSGFTEYIREHALTPTSDKSGTPIKYLLDAYSGSGLFTITLSPLFKSSLGVDVAGDSIVSARENARANNLPNTGFAAADAAVLFKDVPYPPDQTLLVIDPPRKGCSEDFLRQLLAYGPRRVVYVSCNVHTQARDVAVMVQGDEKTGVRYNIESIRGFDFFPQTGHVEGVAVLNKVVV from the coding sequence ATGTTTCGCTTTCTGCGACTACCTGTTCGTTGCAAATTTCAATACTGCTCCTCTCGTCCCTCTCCGGTCCAGCTGCTTGCTTCCGCAAAATCGAGCCCAAtttctctgcagcagcggaatGCGCATATTCCCCCGATAATGGAGGCACCGAAACAAAACCACCGAAACGCCCCCAAGCGGCAGAAGAGGAACCCGGCCAAGCAGCGAAAGGAGAAGTCAAACGAGTTTGACGAAGTCCTACAAGCCGACGTTGACAGACTACTGAAAAGCAAGCGAGACGGCAGCCCAGCCGCTGCCACTCCCCCGCAGCCTACGCTCCCAGAACCCTTTACAGAGATCGAAGTGACAGTCGCCGAAATATCCTCGACGGGTGATGGGCTGGCGTTGTCCGAAAATGGTGACCATGTCTATGTCGTCCCCTTCACTGTTCCCGGTGACAAGGCCCTTGTGAAGGTCGTGCGGCACGTCAATGCCCTATCCTACAGCGTGACGGACTTTATCAAGGTCATTGAGCCCGGTCCGCAACGGCGAGACGACGCAATTGGATGCAAATACTTTGGCAAATGCTCGGGTTGTCAGCTGCAGATGCTGTCTTATGCGGACCAGCTGGCGCATAAGAAGCGCATCGTGGAGAAGGCGTACGCCAACTTCTCCGGCCTTATTCCGGAACTGATTCCTGCCATTGGGGATACTTTCCCATCTCCCCTGCAATACGGGTACAGAACTAAGCTCACACCGCACTTTCCACCTCCAAAACGCAATGACGCCGGAGAGCCCCAAGTACCGCCTATTGGCTTCACATACAAGAACCAGCGCCGACACCTAGATATCGAAGACTGTCCCCTTGGCACAGACATCATTCGAGCAGGGCTCAAAagcgagaggaagaaggtAGCGGAAAATTTGCAGCAGTACAAGAAGGGCGCTACGATCTTACTGCGCGAAACAACTTCCCGCACACCCAAGAGCTCGACAGACACCGACCCTACCTCCGCCACAAAACCCACCGTAATCACCTAcgaaaacaagaacaagccaCACCAAGAATCAGGCGACGTCATCACCCTGGATCGGCCGAACTATAGCGAAGAGAAACGGTGCGTGACAGATCAAAACGCCACCTCGGTTGAGTACATCGACGATTACCTCTTCACCAATAAAGCCGGTGCCTTCTTCCAGAACAACAACTCGATCCTTTCCGGATTCACAGAGTACATCCGCGAACATGCCCTTACTCCAACCTCCGACAAATCTGGTACCCCCATTAAATACCTCCTGGACGCCTACTCCGGCTCCGGTCTCTTCACGATAACGCTCTCTCCGCTATTCAAATCGAGCCTGGGCGTTGATGTGGCCGGTGACTCTATTGTATCGGCGCGCGAAAATGCGCGTGCAAATAACTTGCCTAATACGGGatttgccgctgctgatgctgcggTGCTCTTCAAAGACGTGCCCTACCCGCCCGATCAAACGTTACTAGTTATTGATCCGCCGCGCAAGGGATGCAGCGAAGATTTCCTGAGGCAGTTGCTGGCGTACGGACCGAGGAGGGTTGTGTATGTCAGCTGTAATGTACACACGCAGGCGAGAGATGTGGCGGTTATGGTGCAAGGGGATGAGAAGACAGGTGTCAGGTATAATATTGAAAGTATTCGTGGATTTGATTTCTTTCCGCAGACGGGGCATGTGGAGGGCGTTGCCGTGTTGAATAAGGTTGTCGTGTAG
- a CDS encoding protein ahrA (transcript_id=CADANIAT00002607) yields MNRSKKGGKYVSAIFIHAGAGYHRRDFEKPHLKVCEGAAKMAMGILLNGGSAVDAVEIAIMYLEDAEITNAGYGSNTTIEGTVECDATVVDHLGRSGAVGAVAQVKNPISLARAILEASKEPLTLHRVPPNFLVGPGATDYAYELGLVVLPHDGLISTPARQRWLQWQRELKEADSRQRARSQGSNEIDNAYYRRAVRGHPTQLPASPSSTQSTSTSSVSPHVDSNHASAINTSSGMQLASDNQAPTGIKKAKSDTSSGGMSPIRSSLNSFRNTILQPNPLRAGMHAGQMDVDSSSLPSHGRDGSHSDFFGCTEDRVSDTVGAIAVDSFGHIAAGSSSGGIGMKHKGRIGPAALNGIGTSVIPVDPNDPEKTCVASVTSGTGEHIATTLAASTCASRVYYSHRKRSDGTFEEVLEDEAMGAMIAADFMGHPGVKASHCEGSVGIMTVKRTVDGIYLYFAHNTDSFVLANMSSEDKKPASVMSRSNGNGSIAQGGKAFRVKKLA; encoded by the exons ATGAATCGCTCAAAAAAAGGAGGAAAATATGTCtcggccatcttcatccacgcCGGCGCCGGTTATCACCGTCGCGATTTCGAGAAACCACATTTGAAGGTGTGCGAAGG TGCGGCTAAGATGGCAATGGGCATACTCCTCAACGGTGGCTCAGCGGTCGACGCCGTTGAAATCGCGATTATGTACCTTGAGGATGCCGAAATAACCAACGCCGGCTACGGTAGTAACACGACTATTGAGGGGACCGTTGAATGTGATGCTACTGTGGTCGACCACCTTGGCCGGAGCGGCGCTGTTGGTGCCGTCGCGC AGGTGAAGAATCCTATCTCGCTCGCGCGCGCGATCCTTGAAGCGTCAAAAGAGCCTCTGACATTACATCGCGTGCCTCCGAACTTTCTTGTGGGACCCGGTGCTACGGACTATGCGTATGAACTAGGGCTTGTAGTCCTCCCCCACGATGGGCTGATATCAACTCCAGCAAGACAGAGGTGGTTGCAATGGCAAAGGGAGCTCAAAGAAGCTGATAGCCGACAAAGGGCTCGGTCACAAGGCTCGAACGAAATCGACAATGCCTATTACCGTCGTGCAGTTAGGGGTCATCCGACTCAGTTGCCCGCGAGCCCTTCCAGCACACaatcaacatcaacaagctccGTTAGCCCTCATGTGGACTCGAATCACGCTAGTGCAATAAATACATCAAGCGGCATGCAGTTAGCATCAGACAACCAGGCCCCAACTGGCATAAAAAAGGCTAAAAGTGACACCTCAAGCGGTGGCATGTCTCCAATTCGATCGAGCCTCAATTCGTTTAGAAATACAATCTTGCAGCCTAATCCGCTGAGGGCCGGCATGCACGCAGGGCAGATGGATGTCGATTCATCGTCTCTTCCATCCCATGGCCGCGATGGATCACACTCCGACTTTTTCGGCTGCACAGAGGATCGTGTCAGTGATACCGTGGGCGCTATAGCTGTGGACAGCTTTGGGCACATCGCAGCAGGTTCTTCCTCTGGTGGGATTGGAATGAAGCACAAGGGTAGAATCGGTCCTGCGGCTCTTAACGGAATTGGCACCAGTGTCATCCCCGTCGACCCGAATGACCCTGAGAAGACCTGCGTTGCGAGTGTCACTTCGGGCACTGGGGAGCACATCGCTACCACCTTAGCCGCAAGCACCTGTGCTTCGCGGGTCTATTATAGTCATCGAAAACGTTCCGACGGTACCTTTGAAGAAGTACTCGAGGACGAAGCCATGGGAGCAATGATCGCAGCAGATTTTATGG GCCATCCGGGTGTAAAAGCCAGCCATTGTGAGGGCTCTGTTGGGATCATGACTGTCAAGCGGACGGTAGACGGGATATATCTATACTTCGCACACAACACCGACTCTTTC GTCCTGGCAAATATGAGCAGCGAAGATAAGAAACCGGCTTCTGTCATGTCTCGAAGTAATGGGAACGGAAGCATCGCGCAAGGTGGAAAGGCCTTCCGGGTTAAGAAACTTGCATGA
- a CDS encoding mitochondrial 37S ribosomal protein MRPS5 (transcript_id=CADANIAT00002604), producing the protein MSFARPARCLFCSFSRAAANSPRVPRRQFQLSATQFTDKPSKKPVENGVNLKQLSQEMKPDDFKPYTEEEKAYLKKHYTPEQLAAIEAGEAAIDPKDMAEQFRIRKDPMKLTYLDDFSVIEPGVDKHVRAPESNSDYNATLKTEDDFVDDFAKFIAEMPEDASISDWVRFAETNRMTIGKEENELNPNSSLVPDLFQPGETLDGPSKKPHKYYDARRSNIAKKDEEPSEALKVLMKNTGYSLSDISSLRTKALVVKQVTNQTRLGKVNSTYILTVAGNGNGLLGIGEGKSQEATDARVQSLYRAIRNMKPVPRYENRTIFGDVKGKVGAVELKLMTRPPGNFFNTTFPLSEANKANLGFGLRCQSLIYEMCRAAGISDIAARVERARNPMNTVKAAYEALMSQRDPEEIARARGKKLVDVRKVYYSGREDRPRQLQY; encoded by the coding sequence ATGAGTTTCGCCCGTCCCGCCAGGTGTCTGTTCTGCAGCTTCTCACGCGCCGCTGCAAACAGCCCTCGCGTGCCTCGTCGTCAATTCCAATTGTCCGCCACGCAATTTACCGACAAACCCAGCAAAAAGCCCGTTGAAAATGGCGTGAATCTTAAACAGCTCTCGCAAGAGATGAAGCCGGATGATTTCAAGCCATAcacagaggaggaaaaggcctACCTGAAGAAGCATTACACGCCCGAGCAACTCGCCGCGATTGAAGCTGGTGAGGCGGCCATTGACCCAAAGGATATGGCAGAGCAGTTCAGGATTCGCAAAGACCCGATGAAGCTCACTTATCTCGATGACTTTTCGGTAATCGAACCCGGCGTTGATAAGCACGTCCGCGCCCCCGAAAGCAACAGCGATTACAATGCAACTCTCAAAACTGAAGACGACTTCGTGGACGACTTTGCCAAGTTCATCGCTGAGATGCCGGAAGATGCTTCAATCTCAGACTGGGTGCGCTTTGCGGAGACGAACCGTATGACaattgggaaggaggagaatgaGTTGAACCCGAACAGTTCTCTCGTGCCGGACCTGTTCCAGCCTGGTGAGACCCTTGATGGGCCCAGTAAAAAGCCTCACAAGTACTACGACGCGAGGCGGAGCAATATTGCCAAGAAGGACGAAGAACCGAGTGAGGCGTTGAAAGTCCTCATGAAGAACACCGGGTACAGTTTATCTGACATCTCGTCCCTCAGGACGAAGGCTCTTGTCGTGAAACAAGTCACAAACCAGACTCGTCTCGGTAAAGTGAACAGCACATATATCCTAACTGTCGCCGGTAATGGAAACGGTCTCCTTGGTATTGGCGAAGGAAAGTCACAGGAAGCCACGGATGCGAGAGTCCAATCGCTATACCGTGCTATTAGAAACATGAAACCTGTCCCCCGGTACGAGAACCGCACGATCTTTGGCGATGTGAAGGGCAAAGTGGGCGCCGTTGAGCTGAAACTGATGACCCGTCCTCCCGGTAATTTTTTCAATACTACATTTCCGCTCAGCGAAGCTAACAAGGCCAATCTAGGTTTCGGACTCCGCTGCCAGAGCTTGATTTACGAGATGTGCCGAGCAGCCGGTATCAGCGACATTGCGGCTCGTGTCGAGCGAGCCAGAAACCCGATGAACACGGTGAAAGCCGCATACGAAGCCTTGATGAGCCAGCGCGACCCGGAGGAGATTGCCCGTGCCCGAggcaagaagctggttgATGTGCGCAAGGTCTACTACTCgggaagagaagaccggCCACGTCAACTCCAGTACTAG
- a CDS encoding TFIIH/NER complex subunit TFB4 (transcript_id=CADANIAT00002608) — protein sequence MNAVDATEHYGTSAHDPAPSLLTVIIDTNPHAWALLEQNEKNQLPFSTALANILVFLNAHLACNYANEVAVVASHTHKAAWLYPSPNSPTTSADSDGDVTMSNNNHMSTGGGSGKPSQVNKYRPFRIVEEQVTSNLRHLVDSTNRDDLDSGASTMMAGALTLALSHINRRTIAWAEAHGGGDASSFSRSGDPDTSTTSMIARRSTTTTATNDGAAEGLQSRILIISVSSATGSAHQYIPIMNGIFACQRLHIPIDVCKLSGDAVFLQQASDATKGIYMSLSEPRGLLQYLMMAFLPDQRSRKHLILPTRVDVDFRAACFCHRRVVDIGFVCSICLSIFCEPPENGDCLTCGTHLDTGDYGAKPAVVVRKKKKKKIRPNGVSATPTPTPTPGP from the exons ATGAACGCCGTAGATGCGACCGAGCACTATGGGACGAGTGCGCATG ACCCTGCACCGTCCCTACTAACAGTCATCATTGACACAAATCCTCATGCTTGGGCGTTACTTGAGCAAAATGAGAAGAATCAGCTTCCCTTCTCAACCGCGCTCGCCAacattctcgtcttcctcaacgCCCATCTCGCCTGTAACTACGCAAACGAAGTCGCCGTTGTCGCCTCCCACACTCACAAAGCCGCATGGCTCTATCCGTCCCCAAACTCACCAACGACATCCGCAGACTCAGACGGCGACGTTACAATGAGCAATAATAACCATATGAGCACCGGTGGTGGTAGCGGTAAACCCAGCCAAGTAAACAAATACCGCCCGTTTCGAATCGTCGAGGAGCAAGTGACATCCAATCTCCGACACCTGGTAGACTCCACCAACCGTGATGACCTAGACAGTGGCGCCTCAACAATGATGGCCGGCGCACTTACTTTAGCTCTTAGCCACATCAACCGTCGCACAATTGCCTGGGCTGAAGCTCACGGAGGCGGCGatgcctcctccttctcgcgcTCTGGTGACCCAGATACAAGCACAACGTCCATGATAGCCCGACGCTCCACAACCACAACGGCGACAAACGACGGTGCCGCCGAGGGTCTACAGTCTcgtatcctcatcatctccGTCAGTAGCGCGACCGGCTCCGCGCACCAATACATCCCAATCATGAACGGCATCTTCGCCTGCCAACGCCTGCACATCCCCATCGATGTCTGCAAACTCAGTGGCGACGCCGTCTTCCTACAACAAGCCTCCGATGCAACAAAGGGAATCTACATGTCCCTTTCCGAACCCCGCGGTTTACTGCAGTATCTAATGATGGCATTCCTCCCGGACCAACGGTCTCGCAAACACCTAATCCTTCCGACACGAGTAGATGTAGACTTCCGCGCCGCGTGTTTTTGCCATAGACGCGTTGTGGATATAGGATTCGTTTGCTCGATCTGCCTGAGTATCTTCTGTGAACCACCGGAGAACGGCGATTGCTTGACTTGCGGCACGCATCTGGATACGGGTGACTACGGCGCGAAGCCGGCGGTTGTGGtaaggaaaaagaagaagaagaagattagACCAAATGGGGTCTCTGCTACGCCTACGCCGACACCGACGCCGGGGCCTTGA